The following is a genomic window from Triplophysa dalaica isolate WHDGS20190420 chromosome 22, ASM1584641v1, whole genome shotgun sequence.
TCTCCAAAATCATTCAACAACATACAGTACAAGTATCCAGACAGCAATGATATCAGATTTAATGTTGATTCAATATTAAATCCATTTTTCTTTGCTCTCCAGTAATCTACATGTTTTGTGCGTTATTTATAGATAATCTTTTCCGCTGCAAGGTTACAACTGGGTCCAGGGACCATTAAAGTCGACATAAAAGGGAAGTAGCGattgtctttttcttttcaatcGACTGTTGGAGGGGATTTGTAAGATGAAGAGCACATCCAGTTAAAGGTCTTCCAGAAACAGATCTTACCATTATCTCTTATAACACCGCAGTATTCATTACACTCTTTCTGGCTGTTGAATCTGTTTCCGTTGCCCTTGCAGCCTCCATAGTTGAAGGACACACACTTCTTAACAGATGAATCAAAGGCCCACAGGGATATGAGAGCTTCACAGGGACCAGAGTCAATGGGGAGTCTACAAGAAGCTAGAGAAACAACAGATTTGCAACAGTGTTTCTGTGTACCGTTTTATGCagtaaaacactttttacaaatctttataCAATCTGTTGATCTCCAAAATCGTTCAACAACATACAGTACAAGTATCCAGACAGCAATGATATCAGATTTAATGTCGATTCAATATTAAATCAATTTTCTTTGCTCTCCAGTAATCTACATGTTTTGTGCGTTATTTATAGATAATCTTTTCCGCTGGAAGGTTACAACTGGGTCCAGGGACCATTAAAGTCGACATTAAAGGGAAGTAGCGattgtctttttcttttcaatcGACTGTTGGAGGGGATTTGTAAGATGAAGAGCACATCCAGTTAAAGGTCTTCCAGAAACAGATCTTACCATTATCTCTTATAGCACCGCAGTTTTCATTACACTCTTTCTGGCTGTTGAATCTGTTTCCGTTGCCCTTGCAGCCTCCATAGTTGAAGGACACACACTTCTTAACAGATGAATCAAAGGCCCACAGGGATATGAGAGCTTCACAGGGACCAGAGTCAATGGGGAGTCTACAAGAAGCTAGAGAAACAACAGATTTGCAACAGTGTTTCTGTGTACCGTTTTATGCagtaaaacactttttacaaatctttataCAATCTGTTGATCTCCAAAATCGTTCAACAACATACAGTACAAGTATCCAGACAGCAATGATATCAGATTTAATGTCGATTCAATATTAAATCAATTTTCTTTGCTCTCCAGTAATCTACATGTTTTGTGCGTTATTTATAGATAATCTTTTCCGCTGGAAGGTTACAACTGGGTCCAGGGACCATTAAAGTCGACATTAAAGGGAAGTAGCGattgtctttttcttttcaatcGACTGTTGGAGGGGATTTGTAAGATGAAGAGCACATCCAGTTAAAGGTCTTCCAGAAACAGATCTTACCATTATCTCTTATAGCACCGCAGTTTTCATTACACTCTTTCTGGCTGTTGAATCTGTTTCCGTTGCCCTTGCAGCCTCCATAGTTGAAGGACACACACTTCTTAACAGATGAATCAAAGGCCCACAGGGATATGAGAGCTTCACAGGGACCAGAGTCAATGGGGAGTCTACAAGAAGCTAGACAAACAACAGATTTGCAACAGTGTTTCTGtgtaatgttttatacagtaaaacactttttacaaatctttataCAATCTGTTGATCTCCAAAATCGTTCAACAACATACAGTACAAGTATCCAGACAGCAATGATATCAGATTTAATGTCGATTCAATATTAAATCAATTTTCTTTGCTCTCCAGTAATCTACATGTTTTGTGCGTTATTTATAGATAATCTTTTCCGCTGGAAGGTTACAACTGGGTCCAGGGACCATTAAAGTCGACATAAAAGGGAAGTAGCGATTGTCTTTTCTTTTCAATTGACTGTTGGAGGGGATTTGTAAGATGAAGAGTACATCCAGTTAAAGGTCTTACCATTATCTCTTATAGCACCACAGTATTCATTACACTCTTTCTGGCTGTAGAATCTGTTTCCGTTGCCACCACAGCCTCCATATTTGAAGGCCACACACTTCTTGACAGATGAATCAAAGGCCCACAGGTCTATGAAAGCTTTACAGGGACCAGAGTCAATTGGGCGTCTACAGCTAGCtagaggaacacaaaagattttaCATATTAGATTTCACACAGAAACactgttgttccaaatctgtgcgCTGTCATTTCtacagtaaaatatatatttttacaaatctttataCAATCTGTTGATCTCCGAAATCATTCAACAACATACAGTACAAGTATCCAGACAGCAATGATATCAGATTTAATGTTGATTCAATATTAAATCCATTTTTCTTTGCTCTCCAGTAATCTACATGACTTGTGCGTTATTTATAGATAATCTTTTCCGCTGGAAGGTAACAACTGGGTCCAGGGACCATTAAAGTCGACATAAAAGGGAAGTAGCGATTGTCTTTTTTCCCGTATAGTGACGTATACTCAAGTGAAGGGAGGAAAAACTTGTTGGGCGGGACTTGATTTCGTCGACCGACAACTGAGCCCTGCCCACGCACGACCAGacaagtgcaaattaatttaaaaaaaagatgtgtaCGGatatataataacaataataataaatacttcacTACTGTGTAAAACGATTAGAacgatcattttttttatttcatagcGACTTTAAAGTCCCGGTAAAATCAAAAATGACTTCTTAATATTTCGTGAAATTGTGTagcatattttctttttaaaattcatgtaccctcaaaATCTTCGGTAAGAATCCCAATATTTTCTTCCgtcctgaaatgactatccatctcgaaaatccgttaactcctccccttcagctctcagtctgctgccattttcatttcaacatttcacAGCAGGTTTTaatcatccaatcaattcgtaTTAATAACGctagccacgcccactaatgtTTTCCTTTTCGGACATAAAAACGACTtgcggttcacagggactttaaggCCCTTGACAGGTTTATCCATATATTAACAGCTAAACAGATGAGGTCACTATGAACTGTCAATGAGTTGAAAATATCTCATATTCAGTTTTTGTTTCACATACGAATtgaaacttttcctttaagacTGACTGATTCCCAATGTAAGGGAATCACACCGTACAGAAGTGACATTGAAACACACCCTTAGTGCGACAGCTCTGCATACACTCCTTCTCTGTCACAAAGTTATTGTGGTTCCCCAAACAGCCTCCGTAGGTGAACATCTGACAGGTCATGATGGACGAGTTGTAAAAGTAGCGCTGTAACATTCCAAAACACGGACCGGAGTCGACCGGGGCCTTACAGGCTTctacagagacaaacacactgTGATCAAATAAAGGATGATATTCATTGTATTGATATAACTATCGCCGTTTAAAGTACATGATTGTTGCATGGAAACCGGTCCAACTGGGCACAAAACCACCCAATCCATTttaaacaggatttttttttttaaatcttttataaTTGATATTTGTTACgagtttatttacaataaataatttcaaAACGGAGTTATTTGTTAAAGGAtgaatttttattgtgttatgcTTTTAAGCTGTATTTCTGACTTCTTATCATCTAATcgaaacaacccaactgcagtttgattgagaTTACTAGGcatgcacagtaaaaaaaaagagttttgtgCATTATAAAATAAGTTTATAAGTACTGTACTATATTTAAGTTATATTGCAAGTTAACACTGGACACATTAACTTTAACAAATTGCAAGACAGTATCTGTGACCagttacaatttttttacaaaatgtaatttgtccTGTACACACACTATTAGTgtgtattatataattatttatcaattattaaatatcATTAGTAGAATGAAACTCACCAGCTGCTCTGAACATGGGCGTGTGATTGCCCGATCCCTCTCCAGGGGGCGGCACAACCACATTCCTCCTCGCCCTCTATTGTGATTGGATGacataagaaaaacaaagcttATCTATGCAATACAACAGTTTCACTATTTCACCCGTTAtgaaatactgttttttttttcctaatgtTTTGGATATACAATCTCTATAAATGCACTTTCGGTGACAATTTCTACCTGGATCTGTGTCTCTGGCATGAGCTGCTCACCTGGAACACATTCACCTGATGGCACAAAAGAAGAGAAGGtgacagaaataaagacaaatggGGTGCTTT
Proteins encoded in this region:
- the LOC130412027 gene encoding protein AMBP-like, giving the protein MFCGGRGQSWCSSGLQIRTLTGSQTFRMMRVLVGFLLAFVALLHAGYSEPQTQENFDVNRFMGKWFDIAGASTCPWLKRHKGEAAIGSLELKSSGSSEMISMTRTSFRHGTCKSISGEYQMTTTPGKFRYHVSKWNADVDVYVVDTNYDEYALVVMYKQKSGGEKVGSVKLYGRTMELRPTLIEDFKALVAEQGMSEETIVMKKNKGECVPGEQLMPETQIQRARRNVVVPPPGEGSGNHTPMFRAAEACKAPVDSGPCFGMLQRYFYNSSIMTCQMFTYGGCLGNHNNFVTEKECMQSCRTKASCRRPIDSGPCKAFIDLWAFDSSVKKCVAFKYGGCGGNGNRFYSQKECNEYCGAIRDNASCRLPIDSGPCEALISLWAFDSSVKKCVSFNYGGCKGNGNRFNSQKECNENCGAIRDNASCRLPIDSGPCEALISLWAFDSSVKKCVSFNYGGCKGNGNRFNSQKECNENCGAIRDNASCRLPIDSGPCEALISLWAFDSSVKKCVSFNYGGCKGNGNRFNSQKECNEYCGVIRDNASCRLPIDSGPCEALISLWAFDSSDKKCVSFNYGGCKGNGNRFNSQKECNENCGVRMR